The genomic segment TTCATTTTTATTATTTAAATAAATAGTTGTTGCAATAATGCTTGTCATTAGAAGAGCAAAAAGTATTCCAATTACTTTTATTTTTGTACTAATATTACTTTTTTTCATACTGCTACCCCTTTAAAAATAGAATTTAATGCGATCTCATCTTTTATTATAACTTGTTGATTTTCAACTTCAATGATATTATCCCTTGATAATTTTTTTAAAACTCTTGATAGAGTTTCAGGTTGAATATGTAGTATAAAACTAACATCTTGTCTTTTTAATTTATTAAACATTTTTAAATCACTAACTAGCATGTAGGCAACTTTTGCAGTTGCATCAAAAACCAACTCCCTATTAACTAAAGATTGAAGTTGATTGGTTTTTTTTAACAAAGAGTTCATGAGCTCTTTTACTAGAAGATTGTTGTTTAAAAAATACTCTTGAAGTTTTAAAAAATCTATTGATAATACAATAGAATTTTCTATAAAAGATGCATTTGAGAAACAGTATATTTCATTTGTATTGATATTACTTAATTCACTTATCAAAGAGTTTGAATAAATGTGATATAGAAATATTTCATTATCAAATTTATCATATTTATAAATTTTTATTAAACCACTTACTAAAAAAAGAAGACTTGTTTGTAAATCTGTTTCATAAAATAAAATAGAATCTTTTTCATATTTTGAGATAAAAGAGAAGTTACTTAAAACATCAATTTGTTCATCACTTAAATTTTCAAAAAAATCCAAACTTCTAATACTTTGGGTTAGTGTCATAAAATATCCTACAAATGTTTTATTTAAGCAAGTATATATTAAGCTTGTAAAAAAAAGAATTAAAACGATATAAAATAGGATATATAATGAATTTCAAAACATTTATAAAAGCAGTTGGAACAGGACCAAAAGGAAATAGAGATTTAAGCTTTGATGAGAGTTTTGAAGCCGTTTGCCAAATTTTAAAACAAGAAGCAACTCAGGCACAAATTGGTGCTTTTTTAATAGCTTGGAGAGTAAAACTTGAAACAAATGAAGAGTTTAAAGGAGCAATAAAAGCTCTAAATAGTTTTATAAAATATAAAGAAGTTCCAGACTCTTTGAAGCTCGGATATAATTTTGATGGAAGAGATACAAATCCATACTTATTTCCTTTATATGAAAATATTTTGGATAATTTTTTCAAAAAAAACAGTGATGTTAGAAAATTAAATCTTGTAATTAGTGGAGATTTTGTACAGCCTACAAAAAATGGAATTTCAACAAAAGATATATTTACAAAATTTGACAAGGGTCAATATTTACACTATTTTGATAGAGTAGAATACCTACAAGAGTTGAGTAATATTACAAATTTACGAAATGAGTTTGGATTAAGAACAGCTTTTAATACAGTTGAAAAACTTTTAAACCCATCTTTGAGTGAGTATGGAGTTTGTGGAGCTTTTCATAAACCATATGTTTCAAAATATCTAGAAATGTTTAAAGATGATTTTAAAAATATTACGGTGGTTAGAGGAAATGAGGGCGATATTGAAGTGTTTAAAGATTCAAAATTTTGGCAAAAAAAAGACGGTGAGATAAAAGAGTATGATTTTTGTCTAAAAGATTATGGAGTTAGCTATTCAAAAGTTTTTGAAAATATAACTTTGGAAGAGAATTTAAATATTTTAAGAAATTATGATGATGAGATATTAAACTTGGCAAGGTTTAATGTAGCTTTGTATCTTCTTTTTGCTAAAAGAGTTGACTCATTAGACGAAGCTTGGCAAAGGTTAAATTAAAAAAGGAATAAGATGTTAATTGATGGATTTGGAAGAAAACATGACTATTTAAGAGTTTCTGTAACTGAAAGATGTAACTTTAGATGTCACTATTGTATGCCTGAAAAACCTTTTTCTTGGGTTCCTAAAGAGAATTTATTATCTTATGAAGATTTGTTTAAGTTTATAAAAATAGGTATTGATGAGGGTATAAAAAAAGTTAGAATTACTGGAGGAGAACCACTTTTAAGAGATAATTTGGACTATTTTATAAAACTAATAAGTGATTATAAAAATGACATAGATTTGGCTCTTACTACAAATGGTTTTTTACTTCCTCAAATGGCACAAAAATTAAAAAATGCTGGACTCAAAAGAATAAACATCTCTCTTGATACATTAAATCAAGAAAGAGCTATGAAAATAGCTCAAAAAGATGTTTTATCTACTGTTTTAGAAGGAATTTATAAAGCAAAAGATGTTGGACTTAAAATTAAAATAAATTGTGTTCCACTGAAAAATATAAATGATATTGATATTTTAGATGTTTTGGAATTTTGTAAAAAAGAGGATTTTTCTGTAAGGTATATTGAATTTATGGAAAATAGTTTTGCAAAAAATGGTGCAAAAGGTTTAAACTCCGATGAGATTTTAGAGGTTATTTCAAAAAAATATAAAAATATAACAAAAGTTCCAAGAGATAATAGCTCACCAGCTCAATATTATAGATTAGAAGATGGATATGAGTTTGGAATTATTGAACCGCATAAAGATGATTTTTGCTCCTCTTGTAATCGTATAAGATTAACAGCTGAAGGGTTTTTAATCCCTTGTTTATATTTTGAAGATGCTCTTAGTATAAAAGATGCAATAAAAAATAATAAAATTGATGAAGCAACTCTTATACTTAAAAAAGTTCTTGAAAATAAACCAGAAAAGAATAAATGGTCAAATAAAGATGATAATAAAGTATCAAGTAGAGCTTTTTATGAAACTGGTGGATAATAAAATATAACTTTAAAGTAAATATAAAGCAAACTTTATATAGAATTCGCGCCTATTTTAAATAGAACAAAAAAATAAATATACCTATTAGGAGGTCAAAATGGCTTTAGATCAGGAAGTAAAAGCAAGTATTATAGCAAAATATGGAAGAAAAGACGGAGATACAGGTTCAGCTGAGGTTCAAATCGCAATATTAAGTGAGCAAATTAAAATTTTAACAGAACACTTAAAAGTATTTAAAAAAGATCACTCTTCAAGATTAGGTCTTTTAAAAATGGTAGGAAAAAGAAAAAAACTTTTATCATACTTAAAAAAATCAGACTATGCAAGATTTACATCTGTAGTTGCAAGTTTAGGAATTAGAGCTAAATAATTTTAGACTTTAAACTTTAAAAAGGGATTATGGTTTTTCCATAATCCCTTTTTTTATGGGCAACTTAAAATTAATCAGAACTTTTGTACAATATAAATAAAATATTATATTGGATAAAAAATGTTATTAACAAAAAAGAGTGAATATGCATTGCTATCTTTGATATCTATATCAAAGCAGAAAGAACCTATAAATGTGGATATTCTATCAAAAGAGTTACAAATTTCAAAATCATTTTTAGCAAAAATTATGCAAAACTTAGCAAAAGCAAATTTAGTAATATCACACAGGGGCGTAAATGGTGGTTTTGTTTTAAATAAACAAATAGACGAGCTTACAATTTTAGAAATTGTTGTTGCTGCTGAAGAGAAAAATCCTATGGTTTTTGAATGTTCAGATGCAATAAGTTCTTGCCCAAATAATAAAGCAAAGATTTGTACTATTTGGCCGCTTTTAAATAATCTACAATTCAAAGTAAATGACCTTTTAGCAAAATTAACATTGAAAGATATAGAACATGAATAATATAAGACTTTTTCATATTTCTCACACAGATTTAGATGGATATGCTTGTCAATTTTTAACAAATGAGGTATTTTCTAAAAAACATTTTTACAATGCAAACTACGGTTTAGAGGTAAAACAAGCTTTAAAACAGGTTATTGCAGAAATTAAAAATTACCAAGAGGAAAAGTTACTACTTCTAATAAGTGATTTAAACTTAAATCAACAAGAAAGCGATGAACTTGATAAAGAGATAAAATCTTTAAAAGATAGTGGTTATGATATAACTTTACAACTTTTGGATCATCACATAACTGGAAAGGTAAGTGCTACAAAATATGATTGGTATTTTCTAGATGATAAAAGATGTGCTACAAAAATAGTTTTTGATTATCTTTTAAGAGAGTTTAAAGCACCTTTAAATGATTATAAAGAGTGGGTTGATACTGTAAATGCTGTAGATATTTGGCTTGAAAAAGAAAAAGAAAATTTTGAATTTGGAAAAGTTTTAATGTCAATGGTTACAAAAGCAAGAGAGATAAACTCTATACTTTTTAACTCTCTTGATAGAGATTTTAAATTTTATTTACTAAAAAATTCTATAGGATTTTTATCTCTTGCCAATGCTCCTATTGTTTTGGATAATAGTGTACACTTTTTGAAAAAAGAGTTTCTAAAAGATGGATTTGATGATACTTTGGATAACTTAAGTGCAAAATATTTAGTTAAATCATTAGATAAGATAAAAGATGATTTAACAGTATATTATAATGGTCAAAAAGGTCTTATGACATATTGTCTTGGAGCTATTTCAATTCCTGCAAATAGCTTTTTAAGAGCAAATAGTGATTATGATTTTTTTATAGATGTAAGTAGAAAAGGAAATGCCTCTTTTAGAGCAGATGGTAAACTTGATGTTTCTCAACTAGCTTCAAAATTAGGAAATGGTGGTGGGCATGTAAATGCAAGTGGTTGTAAATTTGATGATTTTATAGATACCATAAACTTGCAAGAAGTAAGAGCTTATATTCAAAATAAGCTAAATAATCTAAAATAAGGAGAAAAAATGGAGTGTGAATTTCCAACAGTAAATTCAAATAAAGATGAGATAAAAGCAATTTTTGAAGAGACAAAAACTATTGCAATAGTAGGACTCTCTCCTGATAATGAAAAAGCTTCTTATAGAGTTGCTCAGTATTTGAAAAATGCTGGTTTTAAAATAGTTCCAATTTATCCAAAAGAAGATGAGATTTTGGGTGAAAAAGTTTACAGAAGTTTGGCTGAAATACCTTTTGATATTGATATTGTCGATATTTTTAGAAAGCCTGATGCTATAGCAAAAGTTGTAGATGAAGTTTTGGTTTTAAAAAATGATAAAAATATAAAAACTGTGTGGTTTCAATTAGGACTTTCAAATAATGAAGCTGCGCAAAAAGCTCTTGATAATGGATTAAAAGTTGTTCAAAATAAGTGTACTAAAATAGAGCATAAGTCAATTTATGAGTAGGCTAATTAGAAGTTCTAAAAACTTCTAATTATTACTTTATAGTTTATCTTTCACTTCTTCGCATCTCTTCATATAATTTTTCAGCTTTTTCTATCTCTTTACTAGAAGGTTTTCTTCTACAAGATAGATAACCTTTTGAACCATCACAACTTTCAAATGGATAAACAGTTGCAAAAACCCAATAATATCCACCATTTTTTGTTGCATTTTTTACATATCCTGTCCAAATCTCACCTTTTTGAACAGTATCCCATAAAGATTTAAATGCAGCCTTTGGCATATCATTATGTCTAACCATATTATGTGGTTTTCCAAGCATTTCAGCAAGAGAGTATCCAGCTACATTGCAAAAATCGTCATTTGCAAATCTTATTATTCCTTTTTCATCTGTTTCACTTACTAAAAATGCATTTTTATCTAGTACTGTTTCTTTTGACATTTTATTTTCCTCTTAGTTAAACTTTTTACTTTTTGCATCTGTTAATAATTCTTGTGCTAATTTAGAAACACTTTGAGATATCTCTTTTATCTGATTTGACTCAAATGCGTTTTCTTGAGTAACTCTATCTAGCATATTTACAGTTTGGTTTATTTGTTCAATTCCAAGCATCTGCTCTTTTGATGCTCCTGATACATCTTCAATTATATTTATAGTTTCAGATATATTTTTATTTAGTTCTTTATATCCTTCTATCATATCAGATGAGATTAATTTTCCATCATTTGCTTTTATTGTTGCTTCTTCTACTAAATTTTTTATCTCTTTTGCAGCTTCAGCACTTCTATTTGCTAGATTTCTTACTTCTTGTGCAACAACAGCAAACCCTTTTCCTGCTTCTCCTGCAGTTGCAGCTTCAACAGCTGCATTTAATGAAAGAATATTTGTTTGAAATGCAATTTGGTCAATTACTGTAATTGCACTATTTATAGCTTTTACTTTTTCATTTATTTCATCCATAGATAGAGTTGTTTTAGAGGCTAACTCTTCACCTGTTAGAACAGATTTTTTTACAATTTGTCCCAAACTAGCCATTTTAGTAGCATTTTGAGTGTTATTTCTAGTAATACTAGTTATCTCTTCAAGGGCAGCAGCTGTTTGTTCAAGAGATGCTGCTTGTTCATTTGCTTTTTCTGCAAGATTGTTCATAGAATTTGTCATAGTTGAAGAACTCTCTTCTAAAGTCTCTCCATTTTCAAAATTATTTTTTGCACTATTTCCTAAAGCTTTTCCAAGTAGATTAATACTATCCATAAGTAGTCTCATATCATCTTTATAATTATCAACAACTTTTATATAGTCAGTAAAATCATCATTCTTATAACTATCTACAACTCTTAAAATTCTTGAAGTAGCATCATCAATACTAGTTAGCATTTTGTTTAAAGTATTTCTTAAAGTTGAAATTGTTGGGTTTTCACTATTTCCTTTAATTCTGCATTTATAAATACCTTGTTCAACTTTGTCAGCAGTTAATACAATCTCTCCAAGAACTCTCATATCATCTTTTGTTCTCTTATCAAAACTTTTTATTTTTTGATTCCAACTTTTAAACATCATATCAACTTTTTTGTTGCCTGTTGATTCTATATATTCAAATTCACTTTTTTCATAAGATAAAAATTCAATTAATTGTTGAAAATATTTATCAATATTCTCTAAATCTTTATTTGATACTGATCCAAACATATAAACACCTTTTTGATTAATATTGTAATTTTAGTTTAATAGAAAATATTTTTGTAGCTTAAAAATGTTATTTCATAATATAAGTTTAATAAAATAGAATAACAAAGTTTAGTAACAAAATGGTTTCAATTAATAAAAAGCAATAAAAAATATATTTACTCTTGACTAAAATCATTATCCTAAAATTTTAAATAGGATAAACTTTATCCTATATTTATAAAAGGAATTTAAGATGTTAAGTGATTTATCAAATAATATTGAAATATTTAAAAAAGGTCATCCAGTAAGAGTATATTTAGAAGAGAATATATTAATAAAAAAGCTATTTTCCGAACTTTTTAATACAGATATAAAAAAAGATTATCAAAAATTTTATAATATTTTTAACCAAATTTGTGAAGTAGAAAAGCACTTTGCAAGAAAAGAGAACCAGCTTTTTCCTTATCTTGAAAAATATGGTTGGACTGGTCCTTCTCAAGGAATGTGGTCTTTTCATGATGATATTAGAGCAATAATAAAAGATGCAAGAGCTAGTATTGAAGCAAAAGATTTTGACTCAATACTAGAAAAATGCACAAATGTATATAATAATTTGATTCATTTAATAAATGTAGAAGAGAATAGGCTTCTTCCAAATGCTTTACAACTATTAAAAGAGGAAGATTGGGAAGAGTTTTATGAAGGAGATAGCGAAATTGGTTGGATGTTTACAACTCCTCCTCCTAGATATCCAGAGATTCTAAATAAAGAGACAAGCAATGCAGAACAAGAGTATATTCATCCAAGTATGGATAAGAAAAGAAGAGAATTACCATTCACTCTTGAGGGAAGAACTCATTATGATGAAGGTTATTTAACACCTGAACAAGTAAATTTTATATTTAAGTTCTTACCTGTAGATATTACTTATGTAGATGAAAATGATAGAGTTGTTTTTTATAATCGTGGAGATGAGAGAATTTTCCCAAGAAGTGCTGGAATAATCGGAAGAGAGGTTAAATTTTGTCACCCTCCAAAAAGTGTTGATCAGGTTCTAAAAATTCTTGAAGAGTTTAAAGCAGGGAGTCAAGATATTGCTGATTTCTGGATTACATTTAAAGGAAAGTTTGTGCATATAAGATATTTTGCTGTAAGAGATGAGCAAAAAAACTATAAAGGTGTAATTGAAATGTCGCAAGATGTTACAGATATAAGAGCATTACAAGGAGAGAAAAGACTTTTAGCTTGGGAGTAGCAGATTTTAAAAATCTGCTATTTATTATTTTGAATAAAATCTATTTTACAATTTGGTGTAGCTTTGAACATTGTCCTAAATATATATCCATTCCACACATATCATTCATAATATCTTGAAAACTATGAGCATGGGCATTGTAAACATATACAAAAATCTCATCACCTTTTTTTAAGAAGTTTTTCTTTCCAAAATCTGTATATGCTGTTGCACCTGCCGCTATTAAAATACCTTTTGAATTGTGCGCATATTTTAAAAACTGTCCTAACTCTTCAAGTGGTCCACAATCTTCTTGGCAATTTAAAATATCAATCATCCAATCTTTTAACTTTTCAAAAAAATAGCTATATGATTTTACAGCACTAGTTGTTCCATAATCGCAAACAATTCCATCTCTTTTTATAAATGAAGAGATATGATATTTTCCTAAAATTCCTTTTTCACTAAAATCATCTATAGGAATAATATCTTGAGAAATACCTTTTGTTTTAGAACCCCAGTTTTTTTTAGTACTTAGTTTATTCCCATCTTGAATACGAATAGAGCAGTCATTAAATGCTGTAAAATATTTTGGAACAATATCTATTACTTTTTCATTTTCATAGACAAAATCACAAATTAAAGCAACTTCTGCTTCAACTTGAAGTTTGTCTTCTTCTCTTCCATGAGTTAATATAACTTCATCACAAATAGGATAAGTTCCTAAAAAACTGTCATGACCTTTTATGTAAAAAGGAAACATCCCTTTTGGTGCATCTTTTTCTTTTGTTTCAATTACAGAAAACTCATCAGCTTCTCCAGCTTCTCCTAAGTGATTTGCAAAGTTTCCAGCAACTGCAAAACCTAAATAATCTTTTAAATCTTCTATTAAATTCATAATTATAAAATCCTAAAATATTTTGAATTGCAATTGTATCCAAAAAAATTGTTTTAAAAGTCAAAAACGAAATATAATTTGTTAATTTAAGAGTAATTTAAGATAGATATTTACAAAGAGCCTAGAGTATTTGTGGCTCTTTGTATAATAAGGATTACTTATTAATAGTTCTCCATTTAGCAGGTCCTGTTGTATGAATAGAGTTTCCAAGAGTATCAACAGCAACAGTTACAGGCATATCTTTTACTTCAAATTCGTAAATAGCTTCCATCCCAAGCTCTTCAAATGCTAAAGTTTTTGCTCCTTTTATTGATTGAGCAATTAAATATGCTGCACCTCCTGTTGCAATTAGATAGATAGATTTGTACTCTTTTATTAAATCGATTGTTGGTTGTTTTCTCTCACCTTTTCCAATCATTCCCATAATTCCAATTTCCATCATATCTTTTGTAAATTTATCCATTCTTGTAGATGTTGTTGGTCCTGCAGGTCCTACAACTTCACCTTTTACAGGATCAACTGGTCCAACATAGTATATAAATTTATCTTTTAAATCAACACCATTTGGAAGAGGAATTCCTGCATTTTTGTACTCAACTATTTTTTTGTGAGCAGCATCACGTGCAGTTAAAATTTTTCCAGATAATAAAAGTGTATCACCAGATTTAAATTGAGATAAATTCTCTTTTGTTAAATCTTCAATATTTACTCTTTTAATAGTATCCATTGGAAGTTCAATATCTGGCCAAAGATCTAAATCAGGTTTTTTAAATTTAGCAGGTCCATTTCCATCTAATTCAAAGTGAATATGTCTAGTTGCTGCACAGTTTGGAATCATAGCAACAGGAAGTGAAGCAGCATGACATGGGTAATCTAAGATTTTAACATCTAAAACAGTTGTTAGACCTCCTAAGCCTTGAGCCCCAATTCCTAACTTATTTATATCTTCATATAATTTTAATCTTAATTCTTCAAGTGGAGTTTGAGCCCCTCTAGCTTTTAGTTCATGAATATCAACATGTCCCATTAAAGACTCTTTTGCAAGCAACATTGATTTTTCAGGATTTCCACCAATTCCAATTCCTAAAATCCCAGGAGGACACCATCCAGCACCCATCTCTTTTACATTTGACATAACCCAATCATATATACTATCGCTTGGATTTAAAACAGCAAATTTAGATTTATTTTCACTTCCTCCACCTTTTGCTGCAACTGTAATATCAAGTTTATCAGAGTTATCAACACTTACATGAATAACAGCAGGAGTATTATTTTTTGTATTTGTTCTTTTTCCAGCAGGATCAGCTACAACTGAATATCTTAGAGTATTATCAGGGTCTGTATAACCTTTTGCTACACCTTCATTTAATAAATCTTCTAAATTTTTTGTAATATCTAGGTTTGCTTTTAACCCAACTTTTACAAAAATATTAACACTTCCTGTATCTTGACAAAGAGGTCTATGCCCTAAAGCACACATTTTTGAGTTTATTAGGATTTGTCCAATTGCATTTTTTGCTGCATCACTTTTTTCATTTTCATAAGCTTCAACCATACCTTTTACAAAGTCTTCTGGATGATAAAAAGATATAAATTGACACGCAGAGGCAACTGAATCAATAATATCTTGTTCTGTGATTTTTTTACTCATTAATTTTTCCTTTTTTGGTTTTAGAAATCTTTTAATTATATCAATGCACCATATAAAATTGGCTTTTACAAAACATATTTTATATGAAAATTTTTAAATATATTAAAAATTTATGAATTAAAAAAAAGCTACCCTTAAAAAAGGGTAGCTTTTTAAATCATTTAAAAATTAGGCAAAAAATCTTTTTTCTGCTTCATCTTGTAATTTAACACCAGAATATTTAGCTCTTTGAACTAATTCCCAGAAGTATCTGTAAGTTGCTCTATCATGTAATTCACCATCATACTGAATTGGTCCCCACTCAGCATCTTGCGCTTTGATTAAAATATTTTGTGCAGCTTCAAGCTCTGTAAAATCAGGTTTCATAGCATCAACGATTGCTTGAACTTGTGTTGGGTAAATTGACCACATTCTCATAAATCCAAACTCATTTCTTGCTCTTTCCGCATCTTTAAATGTTTGATATGGATTTTTTAAATCTAAAGTTACATTATGGCAAGGAATTACACAATTTTGAATAGCAGCTTGTGCAACTCTTGCTTTTGCAGCACCAATAAGTCTATGTTCAAATTGACCTGGACTTCTCATATTTATTGCTGGAATTGCTCCTTGGTATCCAGAAACAAAGTCCATTAAACCAAAATCAAGTACTTGTAACCAAGGTAAAGTTGCAAGTTTTTCAACATCTTGTAAAGCACCATGAGTTTCAATTAAAATGTGAATTGGAATCTCTTTTTTAATTCCAGCTTTTTTTGCAACAGCTTGAATATACTCAATTTGAGTTTTTGCATCTTCATAACAAGTTGATTTAGGAAGTGTTATATATGCTAAATTTTCTCCAGCACCAGTTACAAGAATATCAACATCTTGTCTCCAATCAGGGTGAGAATGGTCATGAATTCTTGTTCCTGCCATTTTATATGGGTTTTCAGCAGAGTTTACAACTCTAACAATCATTTGAGCATGCTCAACTTCTTTACCAGTTTCAGCACCATCTTCACAGTCACAAGTAATATCAAATACAGGACCTAGTTTTTTTTGCATTTCAAAACCTTTTAGGATTAGCTTTTCGCTTCCTGCAAAGTGTTCACAAGTTGGAATAATTGGTAAAGATTTACCAGATTCAAATAAAGCTTCTTTTGGGTGTGTCATGTTTTTTCCTTTTTATTAAATTTAATTTTTTATTTTTTTGTTGATTTTTTTGGGATTATAATTGTGTAATCCAAATCAAGTACAACATTTGGAAGATATTTTCCATCTTCTGCTTTTGCATTTTCAATATCTTTTGGATTTTGGTTTTTAAGTGCAACGGTTCTAACTCTTAAAAGTCCAATATCCTCTCTTTTATGTTCAATTTTTTCCAAAATTTCACTATAAGCATAAATTGTATCTCCAGCATAAGTTGGATTACAGTGATTTCCACTATTTATTGCATATACCCATTGAGCATTTTGTAGCCCATTAAATGATATTGCTCTTGCCATTGATATTATAATTCCACCATACATAAGTCTTTGACCCATTGGTGTAGTTTTCATCATATGGTCGTTGAAATGTACTTTTGCATTATTTTGATATAACTTTGTTGCAAGTGTATGGTCACTATTATCAATAGTTATTCCTTCTGGATGGTTTAGTCTTTCACCAACTTCATAATCTTCGAAGAAGTAAACTCCTCCACTCGCATTTGTATCAACACATTTTATAGTTGGGATATTAATCTTATCTAAAATTGGAGTTGCTTTTTCAAAAGTTGGAACTTCATTTATACCACTTAAGTTTGAGTGGTCTTTTTTATGAACCATTACCCATCTTTTAAAATTTAAAACTTCATTCCCATTTTGATTTATCCCAATTGAGTGAACGTATACAACCCCACTTTTTCCATTTGAGTTCTCTTTTAATCCAATAACTTTTGAAGTCATTGATACAGTATCACCTATAAAAACTGGATTTGGGAAAGATATTTCAGCATACCCTAAATTTGCAATAGCATTTAAAGATATATCTTGAACAGATTTTCCAAATGTTAAATGAAACATTAAAATATCATCAATTGGTCTTTTGTCATATCCAATTTCCTTTGCTACAACATCACTTGAGTGCAAAGAAAATCTAGAACCTGTAAAAGCAATATATAAAGATACATCACCTTCACTTATAGTTCTAGGAAGTGGATGAACTATTTTTTGACCAATACTAAAATCTTCAAAATAGTTACCAAAGTTTATTTTGTTGCTAATTTTTGACAATTTTTCTCCTTATTTTCCAAATAGATTTTGACCTAAAGCTTTATAAGTTTCGTACAACTTAATCATTTTTCTAGCCCATGCAATTCTTGAAGAATCAACTAGTCTATTGTTATGTA from the Aliarcobacter cryaerophilus ATCC 43158 genome contains:
- a CDS encoding glycosyl transferase; protein product: MNFKTFIKAVGTGPKGNRDLSFDESFEAVCQILKQEATQAQIGAFLIAWRVKLETNEEFKGAIKALNSFIKYKEVPDSLKLGYNFDGRDTNPYLFPLYENILDNFFKKNSDVRKLNLVISGDFVQPTKNGISTKDIFTKFDKGQYLHYFDRVEYLQELSNITNLRNEFGLRTAFNTVEKLLNPSLSEYGVCGAFHKPYVSKYLEMFKDDFKNITVVRGNEGDIEVFKDSKFWQKKDGEIKEYDFCLKDYGVSYSKVFENITLEENLNILRNYDDEILNLARFNVALYLLFAKRVDSLDEAWQRLN
- a CDS encoding Crp/Fnr family transcriptional regulator; the protein is MTLTQSIRSLDFFENLSDEQIDVLSNFSFISKYEKDSILFYETDLQTSLLFLVSGLIKIYKYDKFDNEIFLYHIYSNSLISELSNINTNEIYCFSNASFIENSIVLSIDFLKLQEYFLNNNLLVKELMNSLLKKTNQLQSLVNRELVFDATAKVAYMLVSDLKMFNKLKRQDVSFILHIQPETLSRVLKKLSRDNIIEVENQQVIIKDEIALNSIFKGVAV
- the moaA gene encoding GTP 3',8-cyclase MoaA — protein: MLIDGFGRKHDYLRVSVTERCNFRCHYCMPEKPFSWVPKENLLSYEDLFKFIKIGIDEGIKKVRITGGEPLLRDNLDYFIKLISDYKNDIDLALTTNGFLLPQMAQKLKNAGLKRINISLDTLNQERAMKIAQKDVLSTVLEGIYKAKDVGLKIKINCVPLKNINDIDILDVLEFCKKEDFSVRYIEFMENSFAKNGAKGLNSDEILEVISKKYKNITKVPRDNSSPAQYYRLEDGYEFGIIEPHKDDFCSSCNRIRLTAEGFLIPCLYFEDALSIKDAIKNNKIDEATLILKKVLENKPEKNKWSNKDDNKVSSRAFYETGG
- a CDS encoding DHH family phosphoesterase, which codes for MNNIRLFHISHTDLDGYACQFLTNEVFSKKHFYNANYGLEVKQALKQVIAEIKNYQEEKLLLLISDLNLNQQESDELDKEIKSLKDSGYDITLQLLDHHITGKVSATKYDWYFLDDKRCATKIVFDYLLREFKAPLNDYKEWVDTVNAVDIWLEKEKENFEFGKVLMSMVTKAREINSILFNSLDRDFKFYLLKNSIGFLSLANAPIVLDNSVHFLKKEFLKDGFDDTLDNLSAKYLVKSLDKIKDDLTVYYNGQKGLMTYCLGAISIPANSFLRANSDYDFFIDVSRKGNASFRADGKLDVSQLASKLGNGGGHVNASGCKFDDFIDTINLQEVRAYIQNKLNNLK
- a CDS encoding PAS domain-containing protein; translation: MSKETVLDKNAFLVSETDEKGIIRFANDDFCNVAGYSLAEMLGKPHNMVRHNDMPKAAFKSLWDTVQKGEIWTGYVKNATKNGGYYWVFATVYPFESCDGSKGYLSCRRKPSSKEIEKAEKLYEEMRRSER
- a CDS encoding RrF2 family transcriptional regulator, producing MLLTKKSEYALLSLISISKQKEPINVDILSKELQISKSFLAKIMQNLAKANLVISHRGVNGGFVLNKQIDELTILEIVVAAEEKNPMVFECSDAISSCPNNKAKICTIWPLLNNLQFKVNDLLAKLTLKDIEHE
- a CDS encoding DUF438 domain-containing protein: MLSDLSNNIEIFKKGHPVRVYLEENILIKKLFSELFNTDIKKDYQKFYNIFNQICEVEKHFARKENQLFPYLEKYGWTGPSQGMWSFHDDIRAIIKDARASIEAKDFDSILEKCTNVYNNLIHLINVEENRLLPNALQLLKEEDWEEFYEGDSEIGWMFTTPPPRYPEILNKETSNAEQEYIHPSMDKKRRELPFTLEGRTHYDEGYLTPEQVNFIFKFLPVDITYVDENDRVVFYNRGDERIFPRSAGIIGREVKFCHPPKSVDQVLKILEEFKAGSQDIADFWITFKGKFVHIRYFAVRDEQKNYKGVIEMSQDVTDIRALQGEKRLLAWE
- a CDS encoding methyl-accepting chemotaxis protein, with protein sequence MFGSVSNKDLENIDKYFQQLIEFLSYEKSEFEYIESTGNKKVDMMFKSWNQKIKSFDKRTKDDMRVLGEIVLTADKVEQGIYKCRIKGNSENPTISTLRNTLNKMLTSIDDATSRILRVVDSYKNDDFTDYIKVVDNYKDDMRLLMDSINLLGKALGNSAKNNFENGETLEESSSTMTNSMNNLAEKANEQAASLEQTAAALEEITSITRNNTQNATKMASLGQIVKKSVLTGEELASKTTLSMDEINEKVKAINSAITVIDQIAFQTNILSLNAAVEAATAGEAGKGFAVVAQEVRNLANRSAEAAKEIKNLVEEATIKANDGKLISSDMIEGYKELNKNISETINIIEDVSGASKEQMLGIEQINQTVNMLDRVTQENAFESNQIKEISQSVSKLAQELLTDAKSKKFN
- the rpsO gene encoding 30S ribosomal protein S15, whose translation is MALDQEVKASIIAKYGRKDGDTGSAEVQIAILSEQIKILTEHLKVFKKDHSSRLGLLKMVGKRKKLLSYLKKSDYARFTSVVASLGIRAK
- a CDS encoding CoA-binding protein; amino-acid sequence: MECEFPTVNSNKDEIKAIFEETKTIAIVGLSPDNEKASYRVAQYLKNAGFKIVPIYPKEDEILGEKVYRSLAEIPFDIDIVDIFRKPDAIAKVVDEVLVLKNDKNIKTVWFQLGLSNNEAAQKALDNGLKVVQNKCTKIEHKSIYE